One window of Salmo salar chromosome ssa11, Ssal_v3.1, whole genome shotgun sequence genomic DNA carries:
- the LOC106563457 gene encoding stress-induced-phosphoprotein 1 — MEKVSQLKDQGNKALSAGKIDEAIRCYTEALALDPSNHVLFSNRSAAHAKKGNYEGALEDACQTIKIKPDWGKGYSRKAAAQEFLGRFEDAKLTYQEGFRQEPTNQQLKEGLQNIEARLAEKKMMNPFSMPNMFEKLESDSRTHALMKDPEYRALLEQLRDKPSMLGSKLQDPRVMTTLSVLLGLDLAGMDEEEEPTPPPPPKPKETQPPPPKEEDLPENKRQALKEKELGNEAYKKKDFATALEHYEEALKHDPTNMTYLSNQAAVFFEKAEYEMCRELCDKAIEVGRENREDYRHIAKALARVGNSYFKQEKYKEAVQFYNKSLTEHRTPDVLKKCQQAEKVLKEQEKLAYINPEQALEEKNKGNESFQKGDYPSAMRHYSEAIKRNPNDAKLFSNRAACYTKLLEFQLALKDCEDCIKLDPTFIKGYTRKAAALEAMKDFSKAMVAYEKALELDSTSKEATEGIQRCMMSQHVRNDDSPEDVKRRAMADPEVQQIMSDPAMRMILEQMQKDPQALSDHLKNPGIAQKIQKLIDVGLIAIR, encoded by the exons ATGGAGAAA GTGTCACAGTTGAAGGATCAGGGCAACAAGGCACTGAGTGCCGGGAAGATCGATGAGGCCATACGCTGCTACACAGAAGCATTGGCCCTCGATCCCTCAAACCATGTCCTCTTCAGTAACCGTTCGGCTGCCCATGCCAAGAAGGGCAACTATGAGGGTGCTCTGGAGGACGCCTGTCAGACCATCAAGATTAAACCTGACTGGGGAAAG GGCTACTCAAGGAAAGCGGCAGCCCAGGAGTTCCTTGGACGGTTTGAGGATGCAAAATTGACGTACCAAGAGGGATTCAGACAGGAGCCCACTAATCAGCAGCTCAAGGAGGGGCTGCAGAACATAGAAGCCCGGCTAGCAG AAAAAAAGATGATGAACCCCTTCTCCATGCCTAACATGTTTGAGAAGCTGGAGAGTGACTCTCGAACCCATGCCCTGATGAAAGATCCAGAGTACAGAGCGCTGTTGGAGCAGCTCAGGGACAAACCGTCTATGCTTGGCTC GAAGCTCCAGGACCCTAGAGTAATGACCACCCTGTCAGTCTTGCTAGGGTTAGACTTGGCTGGCATGGATGAAGAGGAAGAGCCtactcctcccccacctcccaaACCCAAAGAGACTCAGCCACCCCCTCCCAAGGAGGAAGACTTACCTGAGAACAAGAGACAA GCTCTAAAGGAGAAGGAGCTGGGCAACGAGGCGTACAAGAAGAAAGACTTTGCCACTGCACTGGAACATTATGAAGAAGCCCTCAAGCATGACCCAACCAACATGACATATCTTTCTAACCAAGCAG CTGTGTTCTTTGAGAAGGCTGAGTATGAGATGTGCAGAGAGCTGTGTGACAAAGCCATTGAGGTGGGCAGAGAGAACCGGGAGGACTACAGACACATTGCCAA GGCCTTGGCTAGGGTTGGCAACTCGTACTTCAAGCAGGAGAAGTACAAAGAAGCAGTCCAGTTTTACAACAAGAGTCTGACAGAGCATCGCACCCCTGATGTACTTAAGAAGTGCCAGCAG GCAGAGAAGGTATTGAAGGAGCAGGAGAAGCTGGCCTACATCAACCCAGAACAGGCCTTGGAAGAGAAGAACAAGGGCAACGAGTCCTTCCAGaaag GAGACTATCCTTCAGCCATGAGACATTACTCTGAGGCCATCAAGAGGAACCCCAATGACGCCAAGCTGTTCAGCAACAGAGCTGCCTGCTACACGAAGCTGCTGGAGTTCCAGCTTGCCCTAAAG GATTGCGAGGACTGTATCAAACTTGATCCTACCTTCA TAAAGGGGTACACGCGCAAAGCAGCTGCTTTGGAGGCCATGAAAGATTTCTCTAAAGCGATGGTTGCCTACGAGAAGGCTCTGGAGCTTGACTCTACTTCCAAG GAGGCCACAGAGGGAATCCAGCGCTGCATGATGAGCCAGCACGTGAGGAATGACGACAGTCCAGAGGACGTGAAGAGGAGGGCCATGGCTGACCCGGAGGTGCAGCAGATCATGAGTGACCCAGCCATGCGCATGATCCTAGAGCAGATGCAGAAGGACCCACAGGCACTCAGCGA TCACCTTAAGAATCCAGGCATTGCTCAGAAGATCCAGAAACTGATAGATGTGGGACTGATAGCCATCCGGTGA
- the LOC106563456 gene encoding fermitin family homolog 3 codes for MAAWDLSVTVEELGPEAPPLKVSVTSDLHIGGVILKIVEKTQIKKDWSDHALWWEQKQQWLLRPSWTLEKYEIHADARLCLTPQHKPLRLGLPNGTTLRLQACFSRPVFQTVMGVCHLLNLRHPEELSLLRPMEVKKKKKDKEAEEEVVYDLTGLRTSSGPAHTLSNGMPMHFADSLQTEAVYKMLSVSLPAPAPETITKMPRTTSLVDKAQVHSRWLDSSRSLLQQGVQEHDRLLLRFKYYCFHDLDPKYDAVRLTQLYEQARWAILLEDVDCTEEEMMLFAALQYHIGKVSLSEPQPMTSCPAMDDLDSALQCLEVKMEAEESITADMLETMTVAPELQDYLKIFRPKRLTLKGYKQFWFAFNNTSLSYYKSKEESLKEPIQQMNLKGCEVAPDVSVAGQKFCIRLLIPGAEGMNEVYLRCENELQYSRWMAACRLASKGKTLADSSFSSEVQNIQSFLAMQRTNPGANTAQTDDSINTYSLVSPRYHKKYKAKQLTPRILEAYQNVAQLPLTDALLRFLQIWQGLPDFGVSYFVVRFKGCRKDEVLGVTNNRLIRIDLSIGDVVKTWRYNTMRQWNVNWDIQQMAIEFNGNVNIAFSCVTATCKIVHEYIGGYIFMATRTKEQAEVLNQELFFKLTGGHEAI; via the exons ATGGCTGCCTGGGATCTGTCTGTGACAGTGGAGGAGCTTGGCCCAGAGGCCCCACCCCTCAAAGTTAGCGTGACCTCAGACCTGCACATTGGTGGCGTCATTCTCAAAATTGTGGAGAAGACAC AGATAAAGAAGGATTGGTCAGACCATGCCCTGTGGTGGGAGCAGAAGCAGCAGTGGCTGCTCCGACCATCCTGGACCCTTGAGAAGTATGAGATCCATGCCGACGCTCGCCTGTGCCTCACCCCCCAGCACAAGCCTCTGAGACTGGGCCTACCCAACGGGACCACCCTGAGGCTTCAGGCCTGCTTCTCTCGTCCAGTCTTCCAAACGGTCATGGGGGTCTGTCATCTGCTGA ACCTGCGTCACCCAGAGGAGCTGTCGTTGTTACGGCCAATGGAggtgaagaaaaagaaaaaagacaAGGAGGCAGAAGAGGAAGTAGTATACGATCTAACAGGCCTTCGGACCTCATCAG GTCCAGCTCACACCCTGTCCAATGGCATGCCTATGCACTTTGCTGACTCACTGCAGACTGAGGCTGTGTATAAGATGTTGTCTGTCAGCCTACCTGCACCTGCTCCTGAGACTATCACCAAGATGCCCCGTACCACCAGCCTTGTGGACAAGGCACAAGTTCACAGCAG aTGGCTGGATTCGTCTCGTTCTCTGCTccaacagggagtgcaggagcaTGACAGGCTGCTGCTACGCTTCAAATACTACTGCTTCCATGACCTGGATCCCAAG TACGATGCGGTCCGTCTGACCCAGCTGTATGAGCAGGCTCGCTGGGCCATCTTGCTGGAGGATGTTGACTGCACAGAGGAAGAGATGATGCTCTTTGCTGCCCTTCAG TACCACATTGGTAAGGTGTCTCTGTCAGAGCCCCAGCCGATGACATCATGTCCTGCCATGGATGATCTTGACTCTGCCCTTCAGTGTTTGGAGGTGAAGATGGAAGCGGAGGAGAGCATCACTGCGGACATGCTG GAAACAATGACGGTAGCACCAGAGCTGCAGGACTACTTGAAAATCTTCAG ACCAAAAAGACTGACACTAAAGGGCTATAAACAGTTCTGGTTCGCATTCAACAACACGTCCCTCTCCTACTACAAGAGTAAAGAGGAGAGCCTCAAGGAACCCATTCAGCAGATGAACCTCAAAG GCTGTGAGGTGGCCCCAGACGTTAGTGTGGCTGGTCAGAAGTTCTGCATCAGACTGCTGATCCCTGGGGCTGAGGGCATGAATGAAGTCTACCTACGCTGTGAGAAT GAGCTGCAGTATAGCAGGTGGATGGCAGCTTGCCGTTTAGCCTCCAAAGGGAAGACACTAGCAGACAGCTCTTTCTCTAGTGAGGTGCAGAATATCCAGTCCTTCCTGGCCATGCAGCGAACCAACCCTGGGGCCAATACTGCTCAGACTGATGACAGCATCAACACATACAGCCTTGTATCCCCACGCTACCACAAAAAGTACAAAGCCAAACAG CTAACTCCGCGCATCCTGGAAGCCTATCAGAATGTGGCCCAGCTCCCTCTAACAGATGCCCTCCTCAGGTTTCTTCAAATCTGGCAGGGTCTACCTGACTTTGGGGTGTCTTATTTTGTGGTGAG GTTTAAGGGATGCCGTAAAGATGAAGTCCTTGGGGTCACCAACAACCGTCTCATCCGCATTGACCTCAGCATAGGAGATGTGGTGAAGACATGGAGATACAACACCATGAGGCAGTGGAATGTCAACTGGGATATTCAACAG ATGGCCATTGAGTTCAATGGCAATGTGAACATTGCCTTCAGCTGTGTGACTGCAACCTGCAAGATTGTGCACGAGTACATTGGGGGCTACATCTTCATGGCCACACGCACCAAAGAGCAGGCCGAGGTGTTGAACCAGGAGCTCTTCTTCAAGCTGACTGGTGGTCATGAAGCCATCTAA
- the LOC106563454 gene encoding histone acetyltransferase KAT5: MTKMADSSVDVIEGCRLPVLRKNQENEDEWPLAEILSVKEIPGRKLYYVHYIDFNKRLDEWVTPERLDMKKLQFPKKEAKTPTKNGLPGSRPSSPEREVVRAAGTGAQHPPSRPPQPQAQQKSLPTKTSIPDFQVLQQQVQRKSLDLNLQTATAPSRGKTLPTPKRKAESVSLATQVSPATPVPSLPGLAEASQVSVYPAVRDTNTFNLKSNAHDDHEQLTSLTTNGTARRPMPNQPGRKRKQPPNCGGTDEIIKVFQYNSSPRCANVYLPPGEDSQDSSDGIPSAPRMTGSLVSDRSHDDIVTRMKNIDCIELGRHRLKPWYFSPYPQELTTLPILYLCEFCLKYLKSLKCLQRHLTKCNLRHPPGNEIYRKGTISFFEIDGRKNKTYSQNLCLLAKCFLDHKTLYYDTDPFLFYVMTEYDSKGFHIVGYFSKEKESTEDYNVACILTLPPYQRRGYGKLLIEFSYELSKVEGKTGTPEKPLSDLGLLSYRSYWSQTILEILMDLKPDNGERPQITINEISEITSVKKEDVISTLQYLNLINYYKGQYILTLSEDIVEGHERAMQKRHLPIDPKCLHFTPKDWSKRGKW, translated from the exons ATGACCAAAATGGCGGATTCGTCG GTCGATGTTATCGAGGGTTGTCGGCTCCCTGTTCTCCGAAAAAATCAGGAAAACGAAGACGAGTGGC CCCTGGCTGAAATTCTCAGTGTGAAAGAGATCCCTGGAAGAAAACTCTACTATGTCCACTATATTGACT TCAACAAGCGTCTGGATGAGTGGGTTACTCCGGAAAGGCTTGACATGAAGAAGCTCCAGTTCCCTAAGAAGGAGGCTAAAACGCCTACTAAGAACGGGCTTCCGGGTTCACGGCCCagctccccagagagagaggtggtaagagCGGCCGGAACTGGTGCCCAACATCCCCCCAGCCGGCCCCCCCAGCCGCAAGCCCAGCAGAAGTCTCTACCCACCAAGACTTCTATACCAGACTTTCAAGTGCTGCAGCAACAAGTTCAG AGGAAGAGTCTTGATCTCAACCTTCAGACTGCCACAGCTCCTTCCAGAGGCAAAACCCTGCCCACACCG AAGAGGAAAGCAGAGTCTGTGTCCCTGGCAACACAAGTGTCCCCGGCAACCCCCGTGCCATCCTTGCCAGGTTTGGCTGAAGCCTCCCAGGTGTCAGTTTACCCTGCTGTGAGGGACACCAACACTTTCAACCTCAAATCCAACGCCCACGATGATCACGAGCAGCTTACCTCACTCACCACG AATGGTACTGCCCGTCGCCCCATGCCCAATCAACCAGGCAGGAAGAGGAAGCAGCCCCCCAACTGTGGGGGAACCGATGAG ATAATTAAGGTTTTCCAGTATAACAGCAGCCCTCGATGTGCCAACGTCTATCTGCCGCCAGGAGAG GACTCGCAGGACAGCTCCGATGGCATCCCCTCTGCCCCTCGCATGACCGGCAGTCTGGTGTCGGACCGTAGCCATGACGACATTGTCACGCGTATGAAGAACATTGACTGCATTGAACTGGGCCGCCACAGGCTGAAGCCCTGGTACTTCTCCCCCTACCCACAGGAACTGACCACATTGCCTATTCTCTACCTCTGCGAGTTCTGCCTCAAGTACCTCAAGAGCCTTAAGTGTCTGCAGAGGCATCTG ACCAAGTGTAATCTTCGGCATCCCCCTGGCAATGAGATCTACCGCAAGGGCACCATCTCCTTTTTTGAAATAGATGGCAGAAAAAACAAA ACATACTCTCAGAACCTGTGTTTACTGGCCAAGTGTTTCCTGGACCACAAGACGCTGTACTATGACACAGACCCCTTCCTCTTCTACGTCATGACAGAGTACGACTCCAAGGGCTTCCACATAGTGGGCTACTTCTCCAAG GAGAAAGAGTCGACGGAAGATTACAACGTGGCTTGTATCCTCACCTTACCTCCCTACCAGAGGAGAGGCTATGGCAAATTGCTCATTGAGTTCA GTTATGAGCTGTCTAAGGTAGAGGGGAAGACGGGCACACCAGAGAAGCCTCTGTCTGACCTGGGGCTGCTCTCCTACCGCTCCTACTGGTCCCAGACCATCCTGGAGATCCTCATGGACCTCAAGCCTGACAACGGGGAGAGGCCTCAGATCACAATCAA TGAGATCAGCGAGATCACCAGTGTGAAGAAAGAGGATGTCATATCTACACTTCAGTACCTAAACCTAATAAACTACTATAAG GGCCAGTATATTCTGACTCTTTCAGAGGACATAGTGGAGGGGCATGAGAGAGCAATGCAGAAGCGTCATCTGCCCATCGACCCCAAATGCCTTCACTTCACCCCCAAGGACTGGAGCAAGAGGGGCAAGTGGTAG
- the LOC106563455 gene encoding cation channel sperm-associated protein 1 isoform X2 codes for MENRPSYRQTVAGKGSTSHHKSSVAAKQPHKKRVFSTCAALDGEMLKRLIQKDEQRRIQEQRNSRKGWLRAWGALQDWMHQLFRIIVAFTEDPMFDKFILFVVVLNTGTLVAQTFESVTVRGGWFFSALDSAFLAIYLMECVLKLLVWGRLYFKNPWNDLGNFSGGQASTIFRILKLFKGVRAIRAFRVLHTIRFLQNFQSIVSTCLQSLQSMGAIIILMFTFLFMFAVIFREMFNESDPHRFGTMFRTIFTLFQLLTLDDWAFIYSTSRDNGAPHIIIFLVLYIVVEYFTFLNLFIAVLVDNFQMTIKRRMASKIQKFQDVYESEMQSMKKLEPQPIEPQTDEEFYEEALKLTYSENKYGKREIELITSYLRLLASIDQNQQTFRSQGCVLERLIDTFFEATEDDSQGNDHE; via the exons ATGGAAAATCGACCATCATACAGGCAGACAGTGGCTGGAAAGG GCTCAACCAGCCACCACAAGTCATCTGTAGCCGCCAAGCAACCACACAAGAAGCGAGTGTTCTCAACATGTGCGGCCTTAGATGGTGAAATGTTGAAGAGGCTCATCCAAAAAG atgAGCAGCGGAGGATCCAGGAGCAGCGAAACTCTAGAAAAGGTTGGCTGAGGGCATGGGGTGCTCTGCAGGACTGGATGCATCAGCTGTTCAGGATCATTGTGGCCTTCACAGAAGACCCCATGTTTGACAAGTTCATCCTGTTTGTGGTGGTGCTCAACACAGGGACCCTGGTGGCCCAGACATTTGAAAGTGTGACTGTGAGAGGAG GGTGGTTCTTCTCAGCTTTGGATTCTGCTTTTCTGGCAATCTATTTAATGGAATGTGTGCTGAAATTGCTTGTCTGGGGTCGACTCTACTTCAAAAACCCCTGGAATGACCTGG GGAACTTCAGTGGAGGTCAGGCATCCACAATCTTCCGCATCCTCAAGCTCTTCAAAGGGGTCCGGGCCATCCGAGCGTTCCGGGTCTTGCATACCATCCG CTTTCTCCAAAATTTCCAGTCCATCGTGTCCACctgtctccagtctctccagtccaTGGGGGCCATCATCATCCTCATGTTCACATTCCTCTTCATGTTCGCTGTCATTTTCCGAGAGATGTTCAATGAGTCTGACCCGCATCGCTTTGGCACCATGTTTCGGACAATTTTCACTCTGTTCCAGCTGCTCACGCTGGATGACTGGGCTTTCATCTACTCTACCAGCCGAGACAACG GTGCACCTCATATTATCATCTTCCTTGTCCTGTACATTGTGGTGGAATACTTCACTTTCCTCAA TCTATTCATTGCTGTCCTTGTCGACAACTTCCAGATGACAATCAAGAGACGGATGGCGTCAAAGATCCAAAAG TTCCAGGATGTATATGAGAGCGAGATGCAGTCAATGAAGAAGTTAG aGCCCCAGCCCATTGAACCACAGACTGATGAGGAGTTCTATGAAGAGGCCCTCAAATTGACCTATAGTGAAAATAAGTATGGAAAGAG GGAAATAGAGCTGATCACCAGCTACCTCAGACTGCTGGCATCCATAGATCAGAACCAGCAGACGTTTCGCTCCCAGGGCTGTGTTCTGGAGCGCCTCATTGACACCTTCTTTGAG GCAACAGAGGACGACAGTCAGGGGAATGACCACGAATAG
- the LOC106563455 gene encoding cation channel sperm-associated protein 1 isoform X1, with product MENRPSYRQTVAGKGSTSHHKSSVAAKQPHKKRVFSTCAALDGEMLKRLIQKDEQRRIQEQRNSRKGWLRAWGALQDWMHQLFRIIVAFTEDPMFDKFILFVVVLNTGTLVAQTFESVTVRGGWFFSALDSAFLAIYLMECVLKLLVWGRLYFKNPWNDLDFLIITMSLIDFLLPLIESTGNFSGGQASTIFRILKLFKGVRAIRAFRVLHTIRFLQNFQSIVSTCLQSLQSMGAIIILMFTFLFMFAVIFREMFNESDPHRFGTMFRTIFTLFQLLTLDDWAFIYSTSRDNGAPHIIIFLVLYIVVEYFTFLNLFIAVLVDNFQMTIKRRMASKIQKFQDVYESEMQSMKKLEPQPIEPQTDEEFYEEALKLTYSENKYGKREIELITSYLRLLASIDQNQQTFRSQGCVLERLIDTFFEATEDDSQGNDHE from the exons ATGGAAAATCGACCATCATACAGGCAGACAGTGGCTGGAAAGG GCTCAACCAGCCACCACAAGTCATCTGTAGCCGCCAAGCAACCACACAAGAAGCGAGTGTTCTCAACATGTGCGGCCTTAGATGGTGAAATGTTGAAGAGGCTCATCCAAAAAG atgAGCAGCGGAGGATCCAGGAGCAGCGAAACTCTAGAAAAGGTTGGCTGAGGGCATGGGGTGCTCTGCAGGACTGGATGCATCAGCTGTTCAGGATCATTGTGGCCTTCACAGAAGACCCCATGTTTGACAAGTTCATCCTGTTTGTGGTGGTGCTCAACACAGGGACCCTGGTGGCCCAGACATTTGAAAGTGTGACTGTGAGAGGAG GGTGGTTCTTCTCAGCTTTGGATTCTGCTTTTCTGGCAATCTATTTAATGGAATGTGTGCTGAAATTGCTTGTCTGGGGTCGACTCTACTTCAAAAACCCCTGGAATGACCTGG ACTTTCTCATCATTACGATGAGCCTCATTGACTTCCTACTGCCACTCATTGAGTCTACAGGGAACTTCAGTGGAGGTCAGGCATCCACAATCTTCCGCATCCTCAAGCTCTTCAAAGGGGTCCGGGCCATCCGAGCGTTCCGGGTCTTGCATACCATCCG CTTTCTCCAAAATTTCCAGTCCATCGTGTCCACctgtctccagtctctccagtccaTGGGGGCCATCATCATCCTCATGTTCACATTCCTCTTCATGTTCGCTGTCATTTTCCGAGAGATGTTCAATGAGTCTGACCCGCATCGCTTTGGCACCATGTTTCGGACAATTTTCACTCTGTTCCAGCTGCTCACGCTGGATGACTGGGCTTTCATCTACTCTACCAGCCGAGACAACG GTGCACCTCATATTATCATCTTCCTTGTCCTGTACATTGTGGTGGAATACTTCACTTTCCTCAA TCTATTCATTGCTGTCCTTGTCGACAACTTCCAGATGACAATCAAGAGACGGATGGCGTCAAAGATCCAAAAG TTCCAGGATGTATATGAGAGCGAGATGCAGTCAATGAAGAAGTTAG aGCCCCAGCCCATTGAACCACAGACTGATGAGGAGTTCTATGAAGAGGCCCTCAAATTGACCTATAGTGAAAATAAGTATGGAAAGAG GGAAATAGAGCTGATCACCAGCTACCTCAGACTGCTGGCATCCATAGATCAGAACCAGCAGACGTTTCGCTCCCAGGGCTGTGTTCTGGAGCGCCTCATTGACACCTTCTTTGAG GCAACAGAGGACGACAGTCAGGGGAATGACCACGAATAG